GCGACCTCGCGGTCTCGCTCGGGCACGGCGCGCAGGTCTTCCAGGCCGACCTCGCCGACGCCGCAGCCGCCGAGCGGCTCTTCGCCGGGGCCGTCGAAACCTTCGGGCGGGTCGATGTCCTCGTCAACAACGCGGGTGTCGCCGAGGGGGTAGCGCTCGACGCGGACACGGACGACTGGCTCGACATCTGGGAGCGGACGATGTCGGTAAACCTCCGGGCGGCCGGTCTGCTCTGCCGGGCGGCGGCGGCTCACTTCGCGGAGCGAGGCGGCGGGCGGATCATCAACGTGGCGAGCCGAGCGGCCTTCCGGGGCGACACGCCGGACTACCTCGCCTACGCCGCGAGCAAAGGCGGGGTGGTCGCCCTCACGCGCTCGCTCGCGCGCGGCCTCGGGCGGCAGGGTGTCGTCGCCTTCACCGTCGCCCCCGGCTTCACGCGGACCGACATGGCCCGGCCGTTCATCGAACAGTACGGCGAAGCCTACGCGACAGACGACCTCGCGCTCGACCGGATGACCGAGCCCGCCGACATCGCCCCAACGATTGTTTTCCTCGCCAGCAGCCAGATGGACCACGCCACCGGCTGCACCATCGACCTCAACGCGGGGAGCTATGTGCGGTGAGGACAGTTTTCAGTTTGCAGTTCCTGGTTTCTGGTTGGGCGAGAGCGGTCGGGAGCAACAAACTAGAAACCAGAAACGAGGAACTAGAAACCCGGCTCACGCCGTCCCGCCGAGCCAGTCGTGCTCTGCGACGACGGCGTCGTAAGCTGCGTCGTTGCTCAGCAGGCCGGCGATGACGCGGTAGCGCTCCCGGAAGAGTGCCTGGTCGGCCTCGGTCGAGAGGGCGTCCTCGACGCTGCTGAGCAGGCGGTCGGCCTGGGCGCGGAGCACGGCGCGGCGCTCGGGGTCCGACGTACGCCCGCTGACCTCGCCGAGCACCTTGAGCATGTGGAGCGCCGCATTGCGGTCGGCGGCGGCGTAGGGGCGGAGCTGGTCGAAGCAGAGGCCGCAGAACTCCGCGAACGTGGTCGGTTCGGCGAGGACGCGGAGCGTGCCCTCGGCGTCGCGGCGCTCCGGGGAGGGGATGTCCCGCTGGGCGACCCGCTTGAGCGCGCTCCCGAGCCAGTCCATGCAACTGACGGCCGTGAACGGGTCGTTGACGCCGGGGGAGAGCGCGCGCGCCGCGATCTCGACGAGTTCGTCGATGAGGAAGCGCACGTCCTGGAGCGCGGTCCGGTGCGGTCCCCACGCGAACGAGCGCTGGACCTGCTCGCGGACCTCGGCCCCGACGCGGTCTGCGGGCCACGCCAGCAGGAGCGGCTCGTCCCGGCTGACGAAATCGCCCGGGCGGTAGGTCAGGCGGAAGATGAGGTCGTGCTTGCAGGCAATAGTTAGGATGGCGTCGGTGTCGAGACTCTGGACGTAGCCCGTCGCCGGAGCCTCCACCGCAACAGCCTCGTCGAAAAAGTCCTCGGGGAGGCTCTCCGACGCGTCGCCCGACGCGTCGCCCTGCGCCGGCCCGTGCCCGATCCGCTCGGGGAAGAGCGTCTCCACGCGCCGCTCTAGCTGCTGCCCGATCCCGGCGATCACGTTCGAGACGTGGATGCTCTCGGGGGTGTGGTGGATGAAGTAGATGAGGATGGCCGTGCTGGCGAGTGCGAGGCCGAGCCCTGTCAGCACGGCGACGTGCGGCACGAACGCACCGACGATCTCGCCCGCCGGGCCGTCGCCGGTCGCCTCGCCGGCGGAGCGGACCGTGCGGAGCACGAGCAGGCAGTAGAGGAACGTGGCGATGAAAGTGCCGAGCGTGACCTGGTTGCCGGTGTCCTGCATGAAGTTGGTCAGCAGGCGCGGGCCGTACTGCCCCGAGGCGTAGACCACCGAGGCAATCGTGACCGAGAACGTCACGCCCGCCACGCCGAGCATCGACCCCGCGACCGTCGAGAGGAGCGACCGCGCGCCGTCGGGCCGGTTGCCGTAGAGCCAGTCGAGGCGCTGGATCCAGTCCGGGCCGAGATGCCCGTCGATGGCCGTGGTGACGAACGAGAGGCCGATGGCCGCGAGCGACATCAGCGTCGGGATGAACCAGTAGCTGGAGCGCAGGTCGTCCCAGCGTTTGAGGAGCCGTGCTTTCACGGGCAGGAGAGTGGGAGGAGTGGGAGGAAAAGTCGGGAAAATTACTGAGACCCTCGCGCTTCGCGCCAACCGTCCACCGTCTCACCGTCCACGGCGCAGCCGCTCGTCGCTCGGCACGCCGGGCGAGACGAACGGGTGGCCCGGCACGAAGAACCGCCACGGCCGGTCCACG
This genomic interval from Bacteroidota bacterium contains the following:
- a CDS encoding SDR family oxidoreductase, with the translated sequence MPYTLDLSGQTVLVTGASRGIGRAAAEALARAGATVGVHHHRNEAAARDLAVSLGHGAQVFQADLADAAAAERLFAGAVETFGRVDVLVNNAGVAEGVALDADTDDWLDIWERTMSVNLRAAGLLCRAAAAHFAERGGGRIINVASRAAFRGDTPDYLAYAASKGGVVALTRSLARGLGRQGVVAFTVAPGFTRTDMARPFIEQYGEAYATDDLALDRMTEPADIAPTIVFLASSQMDHATGCTIDLNAGSYVR
- a CDS encoding DUF2254 domain-containing protein, translated to MKARLLKRWDDLRSSYWFIPTLMSLAAIGLSFVTTAIDGHLGPDWIQRLDWLYGNRPDGARSLLSTVAGSMLGVAGVTFSVTIASVVYASGQYGPRLLTNFMQDTGNQVTLGTFIATFLYCLLVLRTVRSAGEATGDGPAGEIVGAFVPHVAVLTGLGLALASTAILIYFIHHTPESIHVSNVIAGIGQQLERRVETLFPERIGHGPAQGDASGDASESLPEDFFDEAVAVEAPATGYVQSLDTDAILTIACKHDLIFRLTYRPGDFVSRDEPLLLAWPADRVGAEVREQVQRSFAWGPHRTALQDVRFLIDELVEIAARALSPGVNDPFTAVSCMDWLGSALKRVAQRDIPSPERRDAEGTLRVLAEPTTFAEFCGLCFDQLRPYAAADRNAALHMLKVLGEVSGRTSDPERRAVLRAQADRLLSSVEDALSTEADQALFRERYRVIAGLLSNDAAYDAVVAEHDWLGGTA